The region TTGTCTCTGTTGGCTTGAGTTTTAAATATGTTACGGGGTATTTTTTTTGATTTGTGTATTGTGTTGGGCTTTtgttgaagatgatatttttttttaAGACAAGAGTGGAATTTTTTGATGCGTGGTTGTGGAGTCCTTACACGTTTCGCCCCTCAGTTCAACCCGTGGTGGTTGTGTGAGCCCCTTGGGAGCTCTTGTTCCATGTTGAAACCATGGAATTGTTGCTATAACACTcacacgggctggcccatgaagctCTTACTCGCTCAGCTCGGCTCCCTGCTCCGATTGCTCGCTTAGCCTTTTTTTCGCTGACTCCATTGCTAAGTTCCTTAAATCAAAAGAAGTTCATGTATTTAAAACTAGAATTTTAGAAAAATGTCTGTAGATTTAAAAAATATTTgtccatttaaaaaaatgttcgcatatTTGAAAAGGTTCTTAATTTAAAAATGTCTCAGatcttaaaaatatttgtgaactaTAAATACCGATGAATTACTTTTTTTTGATGAATTGTACACAAATTTTCATAGTTTTTTCTCTAAATGGTCACTAATTTGAATAAATATCCATGAATTAACaagtgaaaataataataataaaataataaaagAAGAATAAatggaaaaaaattgaaaaaccaaAAGAAAACTATTAAAACCGGTGAAAcagagaaaagaaaggaaaaactaAAATGAAATAATTAAAATTGAAGGAAAACAAAAAACAATCATGAAAAAATGcagaaaaaaccaaaagaaaaactaTTAATTAAAACCAGTGAGAAcacgaaaaaaataaaacaagaaacCAGACAATACCTTTTCAAAACCAAAAAAATCGCTTGGCCAGCGACATAGTCCCTCCGTCCGAagttacatccatttctccgacaagtactaCGTATAGATACATTCATTTATATCCGTTTTTCTAACAAGTATTTTTTTTTACAAAGGGAGTAGATATCTATGACAGACTTCGATAAGATTATTGCTGAGCAAGCCAGATTCATGAGAAAGTGACAGTCTAGCAGTGTGCCAACGAAGTGCGGCAAAGCACGCCACAACCAGCAACGTCCATAAAATAGGTAAAATTTTCTCCAGACCGAGTTTGTTAAATTCTGTCGGTTGACCTCGGACTCAGCATCTTACATATCACGTTTCTATTGATCACACAGATGTTAGATCGGATTGGATTCAACGTTTTATAATTTCCATCTAGTATAACTGGTGAGTAATTGATTCGGTCCTTGATTGGCATTGGCTTGTGACTTGTGACTTGTCGAATTTAAGCTACAGTTTCCGTGGTCACCGATTGGAGGCATTCAGTTGTGGGGGAACTGGAAAGCGGTAACAGTACAAGCAAGGTACCGCTGGCTTTTCTCACATCGTTCCTAGCCTGCAGCTGGAGGTTTGTTGTTGTTGCATGTGCCGTTGTACTGCCTACTCTGGAGGACCATGGCTCGGAGCCTTGGAGTGCATAATACTTGTATGCCTGATCGGTGGGTGAACCAGTAGTAATCTGGTAAGACAATTGTAAACGAAGGAGATAGCAAAGGTGTTTGTGCGTCGTGACATTGTATCTAGGGGGAACGAGTAATCTGCTAGGACGGCTGCTCAGATTATCTATCTGAGCCATCGATGTGCTTCTTTTTCCTAGTTTCACTGACTGAACTATTTGAATCGAAGGGAGATCTTGGAAGTGGTActtaatctttccctaataataaagcacttaTTGATTCTGGTCGTCTATCATTAGATTAACCCCTAAAATTCTTATAAATTACCCACCATACTACACATAAGTTGAAAAAACGATTTTTTTTCTTGACAAGACATGGAGTGGCCTTCGCTTTATTTACAGGCAATCTCCCGCTATAGGAGAAGCAGCTCTCTTGCTCGGAGACCGGCGCAGTCATCTCCGTTGAACCGGCCTCTTGACATATCTTCGACGACTCAGAGCTCAAGATAATGTACGTGCCTTTGCCTGTTGACCATGCACCTGTAGTAACGGATGTCGCGAAAGCTAGGTAGCTGCTTTCTACCGGACCGTATATtatttgacatgtattccctctatAAAAAAAATAtagacgctcttatatttctttataaagGAAGTACTATTTTTCAAGTTGAATATATTTTTTGGTAACCTACATCTTTCTTACCCTTCACCATTGATGGTATCAAAAAATTTCATGTGCATGATCTCACCCAAATATATTCGATGCAACATCAGAGCCTTCTATTGCAGCTATAATGATTACTACCAAGGGATGTGGATACTAGCTCCACGAGGTGCATTTAGGTGACGATTGTTGTCAAACTCATCATCCTTAATTTCAAGTGAGTGATTTATGTTGTTGATATCGACAATTGTTTGGAATTATGTGTATTTGTAAAAGCACATGCACAATTATTAGAGGATGATCCTAATTTAGATACACTGTCTTGGGTATATAACCTAGATACAAGCAAATCAATATCATTAATTTTGCTGACAAGGAAAGTAAGAAAAATCGAGGCTCCAGATATTAAGATGGCACTCAGAGTAGACCTTGACCTTCGCCTCTCCTTTCTAACTGGCATTTGCTCCATATGATAATGGAAACCACAAAGGCGTGTACATAATAAAACTTGAAAAAGGGCAGAAAGAGACTTGCAAAAGGCAGAAAGATGAATGGGTTAATGACAATGACGAGACGAAGCAATTGTGATATGTGGCGAATGCATAATGTTTttaccccgttgcaacgcacgagctctTTTGCTAGTGTAACTAAAAAATAAGTGGTCAATCCTAGAACTCATTGCCAACATGCAAATACTGGAGTGATGACCCGTAGTTCGCCGACACGTTATGCATGTTAAGCATCAGGGAAATTTGTTTATTTTCCTTTAAACAATTACTCAAAATAGGCACTTTGTAGAAAAAGCAAAGAACCATACAACCAACATCCAGATAAGCCATAAAGGCGACGGCTGGGGCAACAACACAATAATGCCCAAAGAGAAACAcaagacaaaagaaaaaaaaaaggccaCCTAGTGGCTATCGGGACGAGCGAAGCTAAGATGATGAAAGCCGACATGTCGAATCCACGAGCGCATCCAGCATGATGCCTAGACGGTCGCGATCATGCTGCCTAGTAAGCGGGTGCCATTGCTGCAGAAAAGCAAGGAATTTGAACAAAGAGTCAGACGCCTGCCACGGGAACACCCTCTCAATCACCATTTTATTTCTTGTCGTCCAAAGAATCAAATGGCCGCAAAGATCAGTTAGAATATGCGGCGGTGTTGTCCTAACATGGTAGCCCTGGCCTGAAGGAAGTCCGCGAGATTCAGGGCCTCCCAGTCGGGCCCTAGTGCCTCACGGACGAATTGCCAAAGGACACGAGCCGCCGTGCATGAGAATATGATATGAGCCATAGTCTCAGGGACCCTGCATAAAGGGCAGTCCATCACCTGGGACCTGTGGCTTGAGCACCTCGGTCCCAAAGGGAGGCAATTTCTACGAAGCTGCCAAACAAAGATCTTTATCTTCAGGGGCATGGGGGCCTTCCACAAGTTAGCTAGCCAAGGGATAGTGGGGAGGTGGCCTAAagccttgtatgcggatttgacggAAAACTCACCCGAAGGTGAGAGCCGCCACGATACAGTGTCCTTCAAACAATTAGAATAGTTATTAAGTAATAATGAGTAAGCGAAAACTTTAAAGTGTGATTAGCAAAGTACTCAGAACTTTTGATTAGCAAAGTACAAACCAGATATAATAGGAGATTGGAATAACAAGCAGTTGATTAAGAAAGAATAGTTACAACCATCACATAGATAAATAAATAATCCCAGTGACGGTGTAATACATTGAGGTCGCTCATCTATAGGGAGCCCGACAACGTGTCTAACGACAGGTAGAAGCCCGAAGGAATAGATAGGTGGCATCGATCATCTTGGCCCCCAAGTCTACGCTGGCGGCCGCCTAGATTGCATCTCCCTCTTTGTAAAACCCTAACCCCCACCGTGTATATAATATAAGGTGGAGGTAGGAGGCTCTCATTATCATCTACTCTGGTAGAACAGACTCTCGGTTGCACTTCATATACTCCATTTGTAATCCCTCACACGAGATGTACCACCATGAATGACGACCCTTGTGTGACCTTAGATCTAAGACTTCCAGCCATGCTAGGTACCCTATCGATGATACTAACAGGACTACGCACCGGTGCACCATGCACGGGCTGCGTCAGCTGTAGACTGGTCTCAGATCGAATCTTCTTTGGCCTCCGGCGGTCTTCCGCCGAGGGATAGCCTCACCTTAGGCTCTTTCACCTTCACCACAGATGAGGCTGACCAGGTCGACATCAACCCACCGGCCCACCCTATATGCACGATCTACGTCGGAATGTGGCCtttgtcatcaacaatcacagcgaCCTCCGCATGTGTGTCCCGCCGATCAAGCATATCGCACTGGTGGCTTCATCAACCTCAATAGCATCTTTGCCAACAAACCCTGGCCCAGGAAGCCGTCTTGGCTCCAGGATTCCGGGGCCACATACCAGAAGGTGATCTATGCACTAGTCATCGTTATTTTGTGAAGATGACACCATTGTTGTAGAGATGACTACATAAGATTTATTTTCTAGCTTCGTCCCTGACCCCCACTGTCCCTTCATTGACGTTAGATCAAACGCCATCGAGGTAGGAAGAGCCAAGAGGGACTTTGTTCCAATGCACCATCGTCCGTACCATCTCGCCGATGCCTATTGACaaccaaaacccaagggaaaacaaGGACACACACATGTAGCACCCTTACTAGCCGTGTGCGCTCTAGCCCTCCAGGCGCGTTCGGTGAGAACGCCGCCGGTACAACAATGTTGGTAAGGTACCATTAGCCGCGTGTTCTATGCATGCTGCTAGTGTGACATAGCTAGCAGCGTTCCGCGCGCATGTGGCTAGTCTGTTAGTAACCAGCAGCATTCGACCCATGCACATACTGCAAGTCTGCTCTGACATTAGCGACGCTTTGTGTACCTTAAGGTGTCAGAGCTAACCTGCAGCATTCGGGCAGGTTGAACGCTGCTACTTTTCAATACTATTATCAGCGTTTACTCAATTTAATCGCTACtagtttcttttgtagcatggcaaGGAAAAATCCTGCCGCGACAACGTTATTTGCTAGCAGCATTTGCACATTACATACATAACGAAATATACTCATACAATTAATAATGAATGTTATAATCTAATACATTTTACATGAATCCGAGTTGAAACATATGCATATACATGTTCAATTCACATAACATATCGATATTGTTGAATTACAAGCATATGCATTTCACATGCCAAAGAATTGTGCATTTCACAATGGTGGGTTGGTTGTGGGGCAGCGGCTCCAAACTGTTAAAGTTGCggttgacggcgacgaatccccctctccggagttagaaacgaactccagatcagatctcccgaggaagaataggagatggcggcggctccgtatcgtaaaatgtgatgataaTTTCCATGATTTTCTTGGGCATATATGGGAATTTATGGTGGTGGAATCGTTGTAAGGCAGTGGCTAGGGCCCCACACAGCCAGGTGGTGCACCCTGGAGGGTGCCCCCCTAGTgcatctttgttccataaatcttcaactatttcaaaataattctccaaaaattcATGTCCAATTTCgagcacttttatttctgcacaaaaatagaccaaggtagttttgctgaaaacaacgtcaggctAGGTTAGTTTAACTCAAATTATGAAAATTAGAGATCAAAACAAGActaaaagtttttggaaaagtatatacgtttGGGACATATCAGCGGCAAGTTTGTACCAACAAACCAAAAGAAGCCTTCACTTCATCCCATTGTTGGTTGAAATTAAATGGGAAATCAAAGTGGCAACCCATCCTTGAGGCCCTCCAAAATGACACCAAGAAGATGAAGAAATACGATGGGTCTAGCTCCAATCAATCAATTGGATTTGATGACGAAGAAAAACATAGTGGAGTGGCGGACATATAAGCCACCGTGCCAAAGAGGAACTGGTATGTGATAGGAAACAAGTGGGAGAAGGAGCGGGTCGCACATGATGGCGCGACAAGCAAATGTGTGCCACATGGACATGTATTTTTCTGCAAATAGGTGTAGGAGGAGGAGAGGTACAAGATCTTCATAAATGTGCAAAGGGGGAAGATGCAGTTCGACTGGGAAAGGTTGAACATGGAGAGGGAGAAAATAGAATTGGAGGAGTAAGAGAAGTATGCAAAATGGGAGGTTGAAAAGGCGACGACGTTGCAAggaattgagagagagagagagagagagagagagagagagagagagagagagagctagctagAGGCTTGCAATAGACATGAAAGAATTGAGGATCATGTTGCAGGGCACTAACATTTTGGATGATGAAGGCAAGAAGTGGTTGATCGGCACGAAGAAGAGGATCAACGAGGGCAACAATGGAGGCGTTTCATTCATTTTTGTATTGTTTATCTATGTATGAATTGTTGAATTTTACTTTGGCATATAATAAATTGTTGAATCTTTTTTGCCATGCAATAAATTGTTGAATtgtcttttattttgtatcatcaaATCGTTGAATTGATGATGAGTTTTTGTTATATGGTGGTGTGTATGGATTTGCATGAATATGAGGGTTGCATATAAGAAGCGTGGTTGTCAGAGAGAACAAATAAGGAGCCGGCGGGCAGTGGCAGAGCTAGAAAAACTGAATAAGGGTGGCCAGGGGGAAGGATTGATAAACTAGCTTGGGGAGGGCCAAACCAACTAAATGCAAAACTAGTACACTGTTTTAGCATAAATACTCGGTGTTCTAGTGAAAAACATTGCATGTGGGCCCTAGCTGGCACCCCTGTCTCCGCCATGGCTGGCGGGTGCTGTCCGCGGCACATCTGGTCTCGCCCGCGAGCACATTCTGGGTGTTGGATTTGTCCAGTCCGGTTGTAAATCCTCTAAAAAAAGAATTTGCCTCACTAGCTTGAAAatggaaaagtaaaaaaaaaatctccatcacaATTTTGTTAATGCACCCCAGGTTctccatcatcaacatctatctatTCCCTCGCCGCAAAAAAAAACCATATATCCACAGAAACCATCTGCCAGACAACGACGAGAGTAGTACATCTCTACCCCTGGAACGCGTGCAACATCGTTTGGTTATTTCAGGCCACCTAAACCCCCACCCAACCGCGCCAACAGAGGGGAAAAGGCGCCGCTTTTCGGGAGCGCCCAACGCGCATCACCCGTCCCTGCTGACTCCGGCGGTCGCGCGCATACGTCTCCACTCTCGACTCGAGGCATACGTGCAGGAGAGTGAGACGTAACGCTTGTTTGCTTAACTACCATATCTAGCACTGTCCACCACATGCGTCAAACCAGCAAACGAAACCCTCCACCACTGAGCTTCCATATCAAGCACCCCCATTGCAGACACGAATCCCACAAGCCACAGTCGATCCATCGAGCCGTGTGTTCTTCTCCCATCCATGGTCTCGCTCCCATGGAGATCCTGAGCTAGGAGAAGGTGACATAAGGTCCAGATAGTCATCGACCGCGCCACCTAACGCGCGCCTCGCTGCCTATATACCCCGCTCTTGTGGTGTCAGCTCAGTTCGTACGTGCGTGCTGTCGTTGCGAGTGGCAAGCTGACCCGAGGCTTGATCTGCATGGGGAGAATgggttcggcggcggcggtggctatggCCGTGGTGGCGGTGCTGtgcgcggcggcggtggtgagggtgAGAGGGGAGGACACCGTGGACGAGGACACGCCCGGGGCGTCCTTCATCTTCGGGGACTCGCTGGTCGACGCCGGGAACAACAACTACCTCTCCACGCTCTCCAAGGCCGACATGAACCCCAACGGCATCGACTTCGCCGCCTCCGGCGGGACGCCCACCGGCCGCTTCACCAACGGCAGGACCATCGCCGACATCATAGGTAATTTTCAAGTACTGAATATACTGTATTATCCTTGTACGATGAGCCTAGAGTTGCCATCACTCTGTcacttaaatatgtatgcaaattcCATTTTTCAGGCGAGATGCTGGGCCAGGCGGACTACTCGCCGCCGTTCCTGGCGCCGAACACGACGGGCGGCGCGCTGCTGAACGGCGTGAACTACGCGTCCGGCGGGGCCGGGATCCTGAACGGCACGGGCAGGGTGTTCGTGAACCGGATCGGCATGGACGTGCAGGTGGACTACTTCAACATCACGCGGCGGGAGCTGGACGGCCTGCTGGGCAAGGAGAAGGCGCGGGAGTTCATCCACAAGAAGGCCATCTTCTCCATCACCGTCGGCTCCAACGACTTCCTCAACAACTACCTGATGCCGGTGCTCTCCGCCGGCACGCGCGTGGCCGAGTCGCCCGACGGCTTCATCGACGACCTCATCATCCACCTCCGGGAGCAGCTCACGCGGCTGCACGCGCTGGGCGCGCGCAAGTTCGTGGTGGCCAACGTGGGGCCGCTGGGGTGCATCCCGTACCAGAAGACGCTGAACCGGGTCAAGGACGACGAGTGCGTGAAGCTGCCCAACACGCTCGCCGCGCAGTACAACGGTCGCCTCCGCGACCTCCTCATCGAGCTCAACGCCGGCGGGCTGCCGGGAGGCAGGTTCCTGCTGGCCAACGTGTACGACCTGGTGATGGAGCTCATCGCCAACCACAGGAAGTACGGGTTCTCGACGGCCAGCGTGGCCTGCTGCGGCAACGGCGGCAGGTACGCCGGGATCGTGCCGTGCGGGCCGACGTCCAGCATGTGCGACGACCGGGAGAACCACGTGTTCTGGGACCCCTACCACCCCAGCGAGAAGGCCAACGTCCTGCTCGCCAAGTACATCGTCGACGGCGACAGCAAATACATCTCGCCCATGAACCTCAGGAAGCTCTTCAAGCTCTAGACAGACAGAGAGACTCGACTCAGATCGATCTGGCTTCGTTCCGTCGGTGACATTTTGCGTTTTGGTTCGCGAAGTTTGGCGTGTATAACTTGGGAACATATTTgatgtatgaaccctagctatgggCGATCGCGCGTGTGTACGACTGGTTTGAAGTCGATTTTACTTTTTTGAAAACAATACAAATGCAGAGACTCACATGCACGTCACCGTACGAAACACACACGCACACGATGCAAAATGCGTTCCTGTCTTCGTCAATTGTACACGTGCGCTTTCAAGGGCAATTGGATCGCACACGTGAAAGTTTGTTCCACAGATAAGCGGATCCGAACCGCTGGCATCCGGCACAGGGTAAACCACCCGCCTCTCAGGCCTTCCCAACGGGTTCTACCATGAGGCCAACCATAGATAATAACTCCTTCCGAACATAGCTTAAAACTTTCATCATATTGTGCTCTCTAAAGAACAACTCTTCCCAAAATCTCAAGACAACATGCCCCCTTAAAATGAATTTACGTACAGTAAAACATCAGACGGAACAAATCCCGTAAACccgtaccgtaggagttcttttttCTCCGCACGTTTTTTCTCGGGATGCTCGCATGGATGAACTCGAACTCTGGCCGACCCAAAATTACGCCGCTTCGCGATGCTCTGGCGATGCTCCGACCCATCCTGTGCTCCAATGATGCTCCAGGCAGCTGTTGCCCAGCTCCTCCGCCTGCTCGCTGCTTGCGCGCGGCGTAGCCAAGTCCCTACTCCGACGTTAACTGGTTTACAGGTTCCCTCAAAAAACGGCTCGGTATATAACGGATGGTTGCTCTAATGTACGAGAACCTTAAAAAAATTATGGGATCTGCTATTTTACAGGATCTATTTGGTATGTTTTTTATAATTTGTACAATAAATTTAAAAGTTTGACTGCTTTTATAGGATTTGTTAGAGATGCTCCGATGAAGAAGTTTTTTAGGCACTAAAAGAGTTTGTGCAGCAACAGATGCTCAAAATGTCTAAACGACCGTTTttggcacgacggctgttggagatgctctgcgTGAGCTATACCTGGCCATTCCTCGGGCCGGGCCTAACCAAGCCCGACACAGAAAACCCATGCCCGGGTGTCGGGCCCAAAAATTAGGCCCAAGCCCGACCCATCAGCGTAAAAGCTCACCGGGCCTTGGGCGGGCCTCTTTGTTAAATCACAAATACAACGGGCCCGGGCCCAGCCtggccttcgggctcaaaatccAAGCCCAGGCCCAGCCTGTGAGCAACATCAGGTCAGGTCGGGTCGGGCTTTTTCAGGCCGGGTCGGGTCGGGACGTccggccgggctgcccatggccaggtacAGCGTGAGCTTATGCCAAACTACACTCTTGGTAAGTGTGGCGTGGACTTCTCTCCACCTTTCGGTCAGCTTTCTACGGCTCAGATCGAGGTGGCAAACAGTAGCGCAGAGACGTTGGATATTTTGGGCCCGAAGCCCAGACGAATTATTCAGACTCACAAACAGCCCAGCTCAGgccgcctccatctcctcctcccaGACTCCTCCCTCTCCTCCGGCCGCCGCACGGAGAAGGACGAGCCATGCAGGCCGCCGCAGCGCGCGCGCGCCGCCTCCTCGCGTCACCGGCGGCCTCCGGGATCCAGGGAATCCT is a window of Triticum dicoccoides isolate Atlit2015 ecotype Zavitan chromosome 2B, WEW_v2.0, whole genome shotgun sequence DNA encoding:
- the LOC119362529 gene encoding GDSL esterase/lipase At2g23540-like, which codes for MGRMGSAAAVAMAVVAVLCAAAVVRVRGEDTVDEDTPGASFIFGDSLVDAGNNNYLSTLSKADMNPNGIDFAASGGTPTGRFTNGRTIADIIGEMLGQADYSPPFLAPNTTGGALLNGVNYASGGAGILNGTGRVFVNRIGMDVQVDYFNITRRELDGLLGKEKAREFIHKKAIFSITVGSNDFLNNYLMPVLSAGTRVAESPDGFIDDLIIHLREQLTRLHALGARKFVVANVGPLGCIPYQKTLNRVKDDECVKLPNTLAAQYNGRLRDLLIELNAGGLPGGRFLLANVYDLVMELIANHRKYGFSTASVACCGNGGRYAGIVPCGPTSSMCDDRENHVFWDPYHPSEKANVLLAKYIVDGDSKYISPMNLRKLFKL